TGAACCACAGCACTTTATATTGAAGACGATGTGTTGCCCCATTTCTATTCATCATGAGCTtcacggagtgtgtgtgaatgtctttctgtgtgtgtgtgtgtctaaaagtttgtgtgtactgtaggtgtctgagagtgtgtgagtgtctttctgagaatgtgtgaatgtctttttgtgtgtgtgtccgagtgtgtgtgagtgtgtgtgtgtgtttctctgcgtGTCGAGgtggattgtgtgtatgtgttgtgcctGTGTTGTTCCTCTTCTTGGAATTCTTGAGGCTCCTGcgtccactggtgtgtgtgtgtttctctgtgtgtgtgtgtgtttctctgcgtgtcgaggtgaagtgtgtgtgtgtgtgtgtgtgtttctctgcgtgtcgaggtgaagtgtgtgtgtgtgtgtgtgtgtgtgtgtgtgtgtgtgtgtgtgttgtgtgtacctgtgttgtTCCTCTTCTTGGAGTTCTTGAGGCTGCTGtgttcactggtgtgtgtgtgtgtgtgtgtgtgtttctctgcgtgtcgaggtggtgtgtgtgtgtgtgtgtgtgtgtgtgtgtgtgtgtgtgttgtgtgtacctgtgttgtTCCTCTTCTTGGAGTTCTTGAGGCTCCTGCGTCCGCTGACGGAGCTGCTGTTCTCGCTCATGGAGTCCTGTGCGGAGGAGGTGCTGCCGGTGGCCTCGCTGTCGCGGATCATGCTCTCGtagccgctgctgccgccgctgtggTAGAAGAGCGCCGTCTTGCCCATGGCGGGGGGCAGCTCGCCGCTCAGCACGCTGCTGTTGTCGCTGGCGTGCCCGCTGCTGCACCGGTGGGGGCGGCGCGGAGCCGTGATCTTGCTGTAGGGCGACGGCAGCGTGTGGACCACCGCCGGACGCTCCTCAgcgccctgctgctgctgctgaccgccgctgctgctactgctactgccgCTGGCTCCACCGCCGCTACCGCTGCTGGTgccactgccgccgccgccgccgccgcgctccTCCGAGTCGGACGCCCCCCGGCCGTGTCCGGCACGCGAGCCCCCGCTGCCCTGGAGGAGCTCCGAGATGCGGCCGTTGACCGCGCGCAGGGGGAGCTTGGACGCCAGGCCGGACCCGCGGCTGCGGCTCAGCGACTGGGTGGACCACGAGCCGGCGCTCTGGTTCTTGCCGTTGGGCGGCAGGCTGGAGCTGCGGTTGACCGACTGCGGCAGGGACTTGGTGGAGAAGCTGAGGGTCTTGGTGCTGGAGGTGGACAGGCTGCGGGCCTTGGGGCTGGCCATCAGCAGCTTGCTGACGGCCGAGATCTTCGACTGGCCGCCCTTGACCGGCGACGGCGGCacgctgttgttgttgccgtTGGTGGGCGAGGGCACGGAGGCGCCGCGGGTCAAACTCCTCCCCGACCGCGGCATCGTGCTGTCCCTGATGGCGCTGCCGCCGCCACCTTTGTTGGCGCCCATGGACGCCAGGCTCTCGGCCCGCTCCAGGGAGTGGCAGTCGTAGTGCCCGCCGTGAGAGCGGCCCAGCGAGTTGGTCCTGCTGGCCAGCTGCTCCAGCTTGGCGCTGAAGAGGCGGCTGCTCTCCATGCCCGACCCCTTCTTGCCGTTGCCGCCGAGGTCGTCCGGCGTGCTGCCCAGGAAGGACAGCGTCAGCATGCTGCCGGACGCGTGCGGCGGCGCCGGTCCGGCGCGGTTCTTCTGGTCCAGGCTGGACTTGCGTATCGGGGGCAGCGGCGGGATGCCCTTCTGCCGGGCGAAGAGGCCCTTGGAGGACGAGCCCCTCCTCTCGAGCGTGGCCCGGGGGCTGCAGGGCGTGGAGGTCGTGACCCCGAGCCCTCGGTACTCGCCGCTGGCGTAGCGGagtccggcggcggcggcggcggcggcgtagTCCTCCAGGTCGTCCTGCCGGTTGAGCCGGTGCCAGCCGCGAGGGAGGCTCCCGGTGCGGAGGATGTCGGCCGAGaacacggcggcggcggcggtcgtTCCGTCGGAAGCGGCCAGCACCATCTCGCAGCCGTCCACCACCCGCCTGAAGGCGTCCGGCGAGCAGGCCGCTTCGCCGCTGCTGGAGCTACGCCGGTCCACCGTCCCTCCTCCGCTCTTGGACTTGACCGAGTCCGCCAGGCGCTTCTCCGGCTTGACCTCGCAGACCAGCTCCTTGACCTTGAAGTCCACGCCGTCCCTCTTCATCCAGGGGTCGTCGAAGATGATGTCGCTGGACAGGGGCATCAGAGGGCATTTGGCGTCTTTGAGCGGGGCAGTTTTAGTCggcgaggagagagagctgaaatCCTGGATGATCATTGGCTTGACGGCCACACAGGGGTGGACAGTGATGGTGGTTTTAAAGGGCACTAAGCCGCTGGTAGTGGACAGCGTCTGGACCGTGGACACGGAGACCGTCGTCCTGCTGATGGTGGGGGACATTCTGCTCAGCCGCTCCTTCGTCGGGGTGCTCTTGTCGTTCGGTTTGTCCCCCTTGACCAACGCCGCGTCGCTCTCGGGAGTCTTCCGTCCGCTCGCGCTCCTCGCCGCGTCCACCTCTTCGGGCAGCAAGGGGTCAGCCATGGCCTCGCCCTGACCGAAGCAGTGCTGCGCCACGAAGCTGTGGCAGGACTGCTCCCCGTCGCTGCCCGTGCTCACCTCGCTCAGCCAGGAGCTGATGGACGAGCGGCGGCTGGGCTCCGCCAACAACTGACCGCCGGTCATCCCTGCCGCCGCCGTCGCTGTCGCCGTCGCCGTCGCCATGGAGTCCCCGTCCGCGCGTCTCTGGGTGGGCAGGAAGCGGGCGAGGTTGGCCTCGGacatggtggcggtggtggtggcagagGTGGTGGTAGAGAGGGTGGTGATCGTGGCGTAGCGGTCCAGGTCCTCgctgatgctgctgatgatgcTGACCGGACGCGAGCCCGAGGCCAGCGCCTGGACCGAGCAGTCGCTGCTGAAGCTGATGATGCTGGTGGGCCGGCCATTGTCCAGCACgactccgcctcctcctccgacgCCACCGGTCACTCCGCCGACCGCCAtgctcagctcctccaccagcGTGAACACCAGCTCGTCCTCGCCGTTGGTCTCGAGGGGGCGCTGTAGGAGGACGGTggccgtcgccgccgccgccatcgcCGTCGCCGTCGCGTCCTTCCTGCCGCCGTCCAGCGGGAGCTGAGGGACGGTGTCGTCGTCGCACAGCGTCTCGGCCGAGCCCATGCTCACGCCCACGGGCGACGTCCGCGCCTCCGGCTGCAGCAGGAGCGACTCGGTGGAGGACGAGGTCGGCCCGCCGTCCCGCGTCAGGTTGtgcgaggacgaggaggacgaggagggcgGCGTGCCGGGCACCACGCACTTCTGCGTGTACACCTTGCTGCGCTGCGAGGGCGACAGCGGCGGCTTGTACTCAGACGTCTTGGTCAGGCTGGCGACGCCCAGGCGCGGGGAGCCCACGGAGCGAGGCTTGCCGTCGCCGGCGCCGCTGACGGACTCGCGGCTGTCGTGCAGGCCGGAGCTCTTGGCCCGCTGCAGGGGCACGATCTGGCTGACCCCGCCgcagccgctgctgctgcccgtCACGCTCCGGCTGCTGGTCAGCGTGCCCGACGACTGCGTCAGGCTCTCGATGATGGACTGGGCCAGCTCCGCCTCTTCCACCGCCTCGCGGATCTCGTCCAGCTGCTGGTCGTTGGAGATCCGCTTCGGAGTGGACGGCAGCTCCGACACCCTCGGGTCGTGCCCCTGGAGGGCCGCGGTCAGTGCCGCGGGCATCATGGGATCGACCTTGGCGGTGGCTCGGCACGCGGGCACCTCCTCGAAGGGGAACTTGGTGACCTCCTCGCTGCCGTCGATGCACTCGAGTCTCTCCTGCAGCTCGGCGAAGGTGTTGCACTTGAGGCAGTCCTTCTCGGGCTTGTCGCTCTCCGCGCCCTCCTCGGGCACCGATGCCAGCGGCTGCGAGAGGAGCGGCTGTACCGCCTGCACGGGCACCGGGGCCGGCCCGGCCTGCAGCAGGGGCAGCTGGCAAGCGGTCAGCGGCGGCTTCTGGGGGGACAGCGGTGCCCCTCCGCCAACTTtgcccgctgctgctgctgccgccgccaccgccgccgccggctCCGCCTTGTTCTTGTGGATCGACGGGATGATGGGCACGAACTCCGGCGGGCCCTCGTTGTCCGTCAGCTCCTTGTCGGAGAGGGCGGAGCCG
The genomic region above belongs to Sardina pilchardus chromosome 20, fSarPil1.1, whole genome shotgun sequence and contains:
- the kif26ba gene encoding kinesin-like protein KIF26B isoform X1; this encodes MTSLSGHKEKSGTRSRKYGMTDTSPTKSASFSPETWYRKAYEESRTGSRPAPEGAGSMPGSSGTPSPGSGTSSPGSFSGSPGTISPGIGTGSPGSLGGSPGFGTGSPGSGSGSSPGSDRGIWCENCNARLVELKRQALKLLIPGPYSSKDPSFGLLLHDKLQVPNSTRKAWNEQDSRCSVCATHLSQLKQEAVHMVLTLDQCDVPPGSPPSSLASLGGTGRVPTTSANPTRDWAYLPAAYHSSSSSSSSSSAAVVVPSVPVSGGNSTGNANVSSSGSSGGGGGGGISGISGNGGGGGGGGGGGGSGGGGAHHHQSYPKHGGAKPNSLGVSSALERRNGSLSHAGKAGTAQTQLLMGTASASTSTSAGANGNMLSSVALATHQYHLEGSWSMTRANGVTLYPYKISQMVPEGNREGLTEAALNRYNADRPTSHSTHSAPAPPPPAVTTAPSSGTSAAASFFARAAQKLNLSSKKRKQRPAPPVASDPPLFPTNFSGILQVSPPPAPPCLLRAVNKVKDNPGLGKVKVMLRICPVSPPETAESSSFLKVDPRKKQVTIMDPASNTQPNAAQKRGSSNQVPPKMFAFDAAFPHDASQAEVCAGTVAEVIQSVVNGADGCVFCFGHSKLGKSYTMIGRDDSTQSLGIIPCAISWLFKLINERKEKTGARFSVRVSAVEVWGKDENLKDLLSEVATGSLQDGQSPGVYLCEDPICGMQLQNQSELRAPTAEKAAFFLDAAIASRYSSKPDCDEEEHRNSHMLFTLHIYQYRMEKTGKGGMSGGRSRLHLIDLGSCVKVLSKTRDSTTGLCLSLSALGNVILALVNGSKHIPYKDSKLTMLLRESLGNMNCRTTMIAHISASPSNFSETLSTLQIASRVLRMKKKKAKVSVQYTSSSSGGESSCEEGRMRRPTQLRTFHSRNVVDPDMPLLHLSSDHDDYSSSEQSCDTVIYVGPNGSALSDKELTDNEGPPEFVPIIPSIHKNKAEPAAAVAAAAAAAGKVGGGAPLSPQKPPLTACQLPLLQAGPAPVPVQAVQPLLSQPLASVPEEGAESDKPEKDCLKCNTFAELQERLECIDGSEEVTKFPFEEVPACRATAKVDPMMPAALTAALQGHDPRVSELPSTPKRISNDQQLDEIREAVEEAELAQSIIESLTQSSGTLTSSRSVTGSSSGCGGVSQIVPLQRAKSSGLHDSRESVSGAGDGKPRSVGSPRLGVASLTKTSEYKPPLSPSQRSKVYTQKCVVPGTPPSSSSSSSHNLTRDGGPTSSSTESLLLQPEARTSPVGVSMGSAETLCDDDTVPQLPLDGGRKDATATAMAAAATATVLLQRPLETNGEDELVFTLVEELSMAVGGVTGGVGGGGGVVLDNGRPTSIISFSSDCSVQALASGSRPVSIISSISEDLDRYATITTLSTTTSATTTATMSEANLARFLPTQRRADGDSMATATATATAAAGMTGGQLLAEPSRRSSISSWLSEVSTGSDGEQSCHSFVAQHCFGQGEAMADPLLPEEVDAARSASGRKTPESDAALVKGDKPNDKSTPTKERLSRMSPTISRTTVSVSTVQTLSTTSGLVPFKTTITVHPCVAVKPMIIQDFSSLSSPTKTAPLKDAKCPLMPLSSDIIFDDPWMKRDGVDFKVKELVCEVKPEKRLADSVKSKSGGGTVDRRSSSSGEAACSPDAFRRVVDGCEMVLAASDGTTAAAAVFSADILRTGSLPRGWHRLNRQDDLEDYAAAAAAAGLRYASGEYRGLGVTTSTPCSPRATLERRGSSSKGLFARQKGIPPLPPIRKSSLDQKNRAGPAPPHASGSMLTLSFLGSTPDDLGGNGKKGSGMESSRLFSAKLEQLASRTNSLGRSHGGHYDCHSLERAESLASMGANKGGGGSAIRDSTMPRSGRSLTRGASVPSPTNGNNNSVPPSPVKGGQSKISAVSKLLMASPKARSLSTSSTKTLSFSTKSLPQSVNRSSSLPPNGKNQSAGSWSTQSLSRSRGSGLASKLPLRAVNGRISELLQGSGGSRAGHGRGASDSEERGGGGGGSGTSSGSGGGASGSSSSSSGGQQQQQGAEERPAVVHTLPSPYSKITAPRRPHRCSSGHASDNSSVLSGELPPAMGKTALFYHSGGSSGYESMIRDSEATGSTSSAQDSMSENSSSVSGRRSLKNSKKRNNTGTQRRRLIPNLNLDTASPVRKPMISPGVRWVDGPLRPAQRGLAEPFEIKVYEIDDVERLQRRRMTGNKEVVYFSAKLKILENRQQRISEVRAKYDWLKKELEMTKQHLMLEPEKWTTEFDLEQTFEVDSLEYLEALEIVTDRLETRVNFCKAHLMMITCFDVTCRRR
- the kif26ba gene encoding kinesin-like protein KIF26B isoform X2; the encoded protein is MTSLSGHKEKSGTRSRKYGMTDTSPTKSASFSPETWYRKAYEESRTGSRPAPEGAGSMPGSSGTPSPGSGTSSPGSFSGSPGTISPGIGTGSPGSLGGSPGFGTGSPGSGSGSSPGSDRGIWCENCNARLVELKRQALKLLIPGPYSSKDPSFGLLLHDKLQVPNSTRKAWNEQDSRCSVCATHLSQLKQEAVHMVLTLDQCDVPPGSPPSSLASLGGTGRVPTTSANPTRDWAYLPAAYHSSSSSSSSSSAAVVVPSVPVSGGNSTGNANVSSSGSSGGGGGGGISGISGNGGGGGGGGGGGGSGGGGAHHHQSYPKHGGAKPNSLGVSSALERRNGSLSHAGKAGTAQTQLLMGTASASTSTSAGANGNMLSSVALATHQYHLEGSWSMTRANGVTLYPYKISQMVPEGNREGLTEAALNRYNADRPTSHSTHSAPAPPPPAVTTAPSSGTSAAASFFARAAQKLNLSSKKRKQRPAPPVASDPPLFPTNFSGILQVSPPPAPPCLLRAVNKVKDNPGLGKVKVMLRICPVSPPETAESSSFLKVDPRKKQVTIMDPASNTQPNAAQKRGSSNQVPPKMFAFDAAFPHDASQAEVCAGTVAEVIQSVVNGADGCVFCFGHSKLGKSYTMIGRDDSTQSLGIIPCAISWLFKLINERKEKTGARFSVRVSAVEVWGKDENLKDLLSEVATGSLQDGQSPGVYLCEDPICGMQLQNQSELRAPTAEKAAFFLDAAIASRYSSKPDCDEEEHRNSHMLFTLHIYQYRMEKTGKGGMSGGRSRLHLIDLGSCVKVLSKTRDSTTGLCLSLSALGNVILALVNGSKHIPYKDSKLTMLLRESLGNMNCRTTMIAHISASPSNFSETLSTLQIASRVLRMKKKKAKQYTSSSSGGESSCEEGRMRRPTQLRTFHSRNVVDPDMPLLHLSSDHDDYSSSEQSCDTVIYVGPNGSALSDKELTDNEGPPEFVPIIPSIHKNKAEPAAAVAAAAAAAGKVGGGAPLSPQKPPLTACQLPLLQAGPAPVPVQAVQPLLSQPLASVPEEGAESDKPEKDCLKCNTFAELQERLECIDGSEEVTKFPFEEVPACRATAKVDPMMPAALTAALQGHDPRVSELPSTPKRISNDQQLDEIREAVEEAELAQSIIESLTQSSGTLTSSRSVTGSSSGCGGVSQIVPLQRAKSSGLHDSRESVSGAGDGKPRSVGSPRLGVASLTKTSEYKPPLSPSQRSKVYTQKCVVPGTPPSSSSSSSHNLTRDGGPTSSSTESLLLQPEARTSPVGVSMGSAETLCDDDTVPQLPLDGGRKDATATAMAAAATATVLLQRPLETNGEDELVFTLVEELSMAVGGVTGGVGGGGGVVLDNGRPTSIISFSSDCSVQALASGSRPVSIISSISEDLDRYATITTLSTTTSATTTATMSEANLARFLPTQRRADGDSMATATATATAAAGMTGGQLLAEPSRRSSISSWLSEVSTGSDGEQSCHSFVAQHCFGQGEAMADPLLPEEVDAARSASGRKTPESDAALVKGDKPNDKSTPTKERLSRMSPTISRTTVSVSTVQTLSTTSGLVPFKTTITVHPCVAVKPMIIQDFSSLSSPTKTAPLKDAKCPLMPLSSDIIFDDPWMKRDGVDFKVKELVCEVKPEKRLADSVKSKSGGGTVDRRSSSSGEAACSPDAFRRVVDGCEMVLAASDGTTAAAAVFSADILRTGSLPRGWHRLNRQDDLEDYAAAAAAAGLRYASGEYRGLGVTTSTPCSPRATLERRGSSSKGLFARQKGIPPLPPIRKSSLDQKNRAGPAPPHASGSMLTLSFLGSTPDDLGGNGKKGSGMESSRLFSAKLEQLASRTNSLGRSHGGHYDCHSLERAESLASMGANKGGGGSAIRDSTMPRSGRSLTRGASVPSPTNGNNNSVPPSPVKGGQSKISAVSKLLMASPKARSLSTSSTKTLSFSTKSLPQSVNRSSSLPPNGKNQSAGSWSTQSLSRSRGSGLASKLPLRAVNGRISELLQGSGGSRAGHGRGASDSEERGGGGGGSGTSSGSGGGASGSSSSSSGGQQQQQGAEERPAVVHTLPSPYSKITAPRRPHRCSSGHASDNSSVLSGELPPAMGKTALFYHSGGSSGYESMIRDSEATGSTSSAQDSMSENSSSVSGRRSLKNSKKRNNTGTQRRRLIPNLNLDTASPVRKPMISPGVRWVDGPLRPAQRGLAEPFEIKVYEIDDVERLQRRRMTGNKEVVYFSAKLKILENRQQRISEVRAKYDWLKKELEMTKQHLMLEPEKWTTEFDLEQTFEVDSLEYLEALEIVTDRLETRVNFCKAHLMMITCFDVTCRRR